The DNA sequence TATTCTTTCTCCAGAATCTGGAAGAGGAGAGAGATTGAGTAGGGCTGTCAGTTCCCCAGCGCAGGCACTGGGCCAGGAGGAGAATGGAAATGGCCGAGCAGCAAAATTCACTCATAAACCTGCAGTGAGCAGCCCGTGCTGGAAGTGACTGATCAGAGAGGCCACAGTGAAAGCTCAGTTCAGGTCTGTTCCCAAACACATCACCCCATGCCCTCCTTCCCTCAGCCCCTGGAGAACATCAGCACTGCAGCACGGCCTCACAGGGACAATCTCTTCAGCCCGTTCCTGACCTCAGCTTTGCAAGAAGAGCCCAACTGCAGACACTGCATTGAGGGAATCCTTTTTATTACAGAGCTGTGACATGAGAGACTAGCTGTACCATCACACCAAACATGTGTGCAAAGACCCTTGTGTCAGACAGACTGGATTCATAGCTCTGGAGAAGTGGAGTGCATGCAGATCTTACCAGAGCAATGGAATTACCACAGGCAAAATTCCCAAGGCACAGGAGGTTCCTCAGATAGACTGGAAATCACTTGTGAAGAGACGTGGTCAGCTTATTGCTGCTGAAAGACGGATTGAAGCAGCTTCTTCAGTGCATCCTTGAGCtgctggttcctcatgctgtagatgagggggttcactgctggaggcaccactgagtacagaacagacaccaccagatccagggatggggaggagatggaaggGGGCTTCAAGTAGGCAAACAcggcagtgctgaggaacagggagaccacggccaggtgagggaggcaggtggaaaaggctttgtgccgtccctgctcagaggggatcctcagcacagccctgaagatctgcacataggacaccacaatgaacacaaaacacataaaagctACACAGGCACTGACCagaagaagcccaagttccctgaggtaggagtgtgagcaggagagcttgaggatctgggggatttcacagaagaactggcccagggcattgcccttgcacaggggcagtgaaaatgtattggccgtgtgcagcagagaatagagaaacccagtggcccaggcagctgctgccatgtggacacaagctctgctgcccaggagggtcccgtagtgcaggggtttgcagatggcaacgtagcggtcgtacgacatgatggtgagaaggtaaaactctgctgaaatgagaaacaaagacagaaataccTGCGCAGCACAACCTGAATAGGAAATGGctctggtgtcccagagggaatttgCCATGGACTTgaggacaatggtggagatggagcccaggtcgaggagggcgaggttgagcaggaagaagtacatgggggtgtggaggtgctggtcccaggctatggtggtgatgatgaggccgttgcccaggagggcagccaggtagatgcccaggaagagccagaagtgcaagagctgcagctcccgtgtgtctgcgaacggcaggaggaggaactgggtgatggagctgctgttggacattggctgcctgtgggcatgaggacctgtcataggaggaaaagacagtgacaaaTTAGAGGAGACTTCTCCGGGGAAAATAAACAggctgtttctcatggaaaaccccctccttgatggagggatgtttcagctcattctctctttctactaaCTGAGAGAAACTGTTCATcccagtttaaaatgcagcttgggcatctggtttccatgaacAAACCTGTGAGGCAAGATCCACTGAActggtgtcagaacaaaaactgacccacactcccaccccaaccccagagagcaagagcaccagggacaggtggacaAACAAGGAAGAACTCTGCAGTGTTCCcgagaaataaagcaaggacagaaaggcagacgggcatgctgtggaaccttctccttacccggctgtgctgctgccactcacataatgacactggagagcaagtacttttagcaccttatttGAGTACcccgttccaggaacccttcacctggaggtccagctgctgaggtggagactcgtgacctggaccccatggctttggggcagagggtctgctggggaggagaggagaccaggggttgcactgggaaatgtgtctgcactgcaggggattgCAGGGGGTTTCCAAAATCCTGTCCCTGGCATATCTGGtaggagctccttctccctgcccatgtctctgttgcctgcagctgtgtgtctgtccctggtctgctccctgacggtgtcacagaccccgttccacccgctgtgtgctcagctctgtcctgctcacacctcctggcactgcccaggggcagctctgtgtgtgcaggggctcaggagcagctcagaccagtcctaacgagaactggggtctcagtgtctgctccaaagagagaaataaatccccatctcccactgcacacccagacgagcaagagtggaaaactggaagcacagactccttcccttgcagctgttcctgtctcgatgttgttgttcagaaggaccctctgccatgtctgtggggggatctggagctctgagcagccctgacccacacagcccccttcaaccccacaagcttcctgcctgccctgctgggggtcgctccttccacccacagctgctgccatgggatctcccgggcaggctgagcgctgaccctggcaggcggcagagtccctgcccggcacagccctggggtgcagggaccctgctctgcaggacagccgtgggcacccctgggtgctcacccggcttcacagctgttcaacatggcctgacaagagcctcgtccttacagatcccacaagctgtgcctgtgccggtttcaggagatgcctccaggagctacagctgcactgccctgcacccagagacttaccatggcgagggctgcaaaggtttctcctccagggagctctcagtcatcctcccagtcctgaccacctttaatctctctctgccttgctcgtctcccaagatccccaggcagagccctcagccctgctgcgtgtgcagaggagctgctcctgggcagagctgtctctctgcagcgctgccgctgccatgagctccctgtgtcccaggagcccagcccagctcagcagcacaggagcagcccaaggtgCTTTAATGACGTCTCTGGTGGGTTttgtgctgagtccatggacctcagaccctggaggagttgaagaaacttctcaagaagtcaaagttaGATTCagactccaaagtttcttgtaatgttaatcAGTCCCACTGAGAAACACTAGTGAGGAACTGACCCCACGGTCAgtcagagcagaaaactggaggctgAGATGGCagttcaggaaaagcaaagtaaaggtatCTCTGATGGtcagtaaacctggatgtgtttcattaatcaGCGGGACaagtctgagcatcttccttcctttgctgagatctctccatcctccccagctggtccttgaagcacaaagccttgggctgatgcagactccctctgctgacctgctccaccacagcactgcccttccatcacattcctttctgctcatgtccagcctgggcctccccagctgcactttgggccattatttctttctcatgctctttcccactatgaagaaacctccaccacctctgaaaccacccttcaagcactctcaggctactcctgcactgctgcagcctccccagcactgctgggccaaagcagcccaggtccctcagcaccccacaccatgtgcacaaggtgctgaacctgccttggcacagccctgcactctccagttcctccctgctgctccaaactgggaagccgtgcactggcacacacccgtgtgtgtgggtcacaccagtgctgaacagaatgggatgagaactgcaggtgtctgggtccccacgctcctcctcatgcagccccgtgtgcagctgccttgttcatggtgagcgtgcaccacaGGCTGGTGTGGTGGTCCTTGATGTTGCCAAGAGAACCCAAGTCTTTGTCTCCTTGGCTATGGCGATCATCTCTGCCAAAAAGGCCTGTGAAGAAACATGTTGTCCTCAGACACCGGGAGCAGCTCAAGGcctccttgcacacccccagtaagGGTGGGAactgtcacaccattgtccttcatGCAGCACCACACACCCCACATCACCGTGCACCAGCAAGAGCCCCGAGCAATGAGTGAGGCAGAGGATCTGCCTCTCCAGGGGCTCATGTGGCAGcccttgtagtgcccaggcccttctcctcagggccaCTGCTCAGcatgtcaggtcctgctctgtcctgatggatgaGGTTATTGTCCTGCCCTGATACTGAACTGGGGACTTCAACTTGTCAAACTTCAGAGCTTCCTGATGGGCAAATACCAGATATTCGCAAGGTCTGGACTCTCCCTGGcctgaagctccatttgctcAGCTGTTAATGTTTGTATGCAGATGGTTTATCCTGATGAGGGTGTGTCTCCGAGGAGAACAGCGTGAGGAGTTACAGGACACTACAAATACCACCTCCTGGAGGAAATTCGGGGTCTTGGGTGTCTGATACTCATAATGTCAGAGCTCTGGAGTCACAGGGGTTGATTCCTTTCatgtgggagagcagcaggaatgcgtggagctctgcctggggacagacaatgtcagctgaaggttgaggagtcagcatgagagggcagaacaacatgggctgtgttttggtggGTGGACATCAGGTAcagactcactgatgaggaagaggaatgagatgaggcctccttcagacacatgaaagaagcctcatgtttccagggccatgtcctcatggcagacctgagatatcccaatatctgcaaggtaccggccatccaggagggttcagagctcattgacaacatttcctgacacgggtgactgaggagtcagtggggtgaggtgccctgtgggacttcacacttacaaaccagaaagagctggtcaggatggaacattcagggatggaaagtggagctgaggctcctgggagatgagaacaaggccaagagcaggatttcaggagagcaagctttggcctgctgagggacctgcttgggtcctatgggatatgaccttggtgtctgcagagcttttctctcccatctcctccctcctctctcccacctgctgttgtgcagcgttttttaccctttctcaaatacaatatcccagaggtgctgccagcatcactgagtggctcaggtttggcaaggagtgggtccatcaTGGAGCCAGTTGAAATCCCCTCTGTCTGATGTCAGTGAAACTCCTGTTGTCCTCTCAGAGATGACAACTGCAGCACACCCACACTCACCCTCTGACTTTGCCATGTAAACCCATTACAGGGTGACACTGTGTTGGGTGTAACAAACTGCTGCATCATGGAGAAGTACTGgaaaagatcttctgtcagcaacctGAGGAACTCACCAGTCAAAGAGCAGGTTCCCATGGGAAACTGTAATTGTTCTGACATTCACTGGCATGACATATTTGCAGGTGCAGTTtcaaaggatcttgggccaacttcTTAACTGCTTGATGGGCAACAAGGGTGATTCTCACCTGGATTGGGATCTGGGAAACAACGAAACCCaagtgagggatgtgaacatcagtgtccaccttggctgttgtgaccaggacacagaggggtcccaggcaccagaggggagggaggaaggccagcagcagagcacaggctggtgggctccagaggagaagacttggacatactGGGGGGTGGTGGGCAAAatggtgacatggaagtagatctgcagggtgaaggagctcaggaaatctgatcagcctttcaggacatcctgctccaagcactaGAATGATCTCCCCAAGTACCCATGAACAGGAGCATTTATCTcgtgaggctgctcctctgaactgatggagctccaggcagcacacaggaggtgggagcaggggaagctgcaaaggaggaatttagaaaccttgtccatggctgtggggatgatgccaaagctgccctggacttgatacctgcactGGAAGGCCAgtaagatgagctgacagagcttaaCATGCAGCAAGAGAACAGAGAGGGTGAATGTGGGACTGCTGCTGAACTTCTACTACTGAAGAGTAGtatcagacaggactgaggttcttcatggcttctttgcctccatcttcaccagcaaggtctcctgggacaTTGTTCCTGAGcacaggagtctggagaacacccagcagtggatggggctcaagtcaggggtgacctgagcaaactcagacaccgttacagaacaggagatgggtcacttgaccagctcctgaacacaagtatcgctgtgctgtggcacctgagattgccaggaacacccaccgcttggtccagaggagtgtgactcctcttgaggtgtcctggcctgtctcctcactcacatggtgatttaggcacccacttttctgacatattcagtctttatcaggagatgcaaaacattaatatgaactggaggctgctgatgccacctgttctggaaagggagggaagggcaagcagggaaggaaatagaagaaatttggcttaattgctatttattatggaaatgctctctgtttggctattcctgaaatccacaccagacttgaaggctttaggaaaatgatacacagagccttggcttgtaagagcattttgtATGTcaatgagccctctgctgccatgatcctgaactgcagctactgagagaatgaacaaacctccaatgaagtgaaaggcagaagcaaacctaaaaaatctataaccagctccccaaactccctgttctgctcattggcccctgggatttacagcacatttctttacatcagattctgcactgaagtttgcactgattgttacagcttcttcgcaggaattgcttcatgtttccttagagaactggatgtaaacaggcaccagggaatttttaattagaggaaacaacaaaggaaaaaaataaagaaaacacaacagaacttaatgatgtttctcagttctgtggttaaattaagtagtttccagcgaggtccattgccataattgaagagttgcctgtagggagtaggagagcaactgctgaaagacttgacctgcctgaagctcaaagcagagtgagagctgagaggctctgaatgagccaagagtgagaggtgaagaacctctggggagcgatggaaagtgcaaatgtccagacaggcttctgaagagatgagttcagacacggggagctgggtaaggacaggtggaaacttCTGGATGTccaggggattaaatacacgtagtgatagacagagttctggcactgcaagcacagggaaaggccaacgtttcatctcccacagtccgtacacattctgaaaattcatatttgagcaggatagaaattccacagacattttattggaaatattgaattatttcatctgatgaaaaaaagagttggggtttttttgttctttttgttgttgttggtttggtttttaagttttgaggggagttctcaggtttttgggctgagctccatggtctcacccagtgcaaacctcgagaggccccgtgtacctgaggtgtttgcctgggactggcgggtatcagaccagactgatagagcgacggtgctttcatcatttacaattagtattcaacacttgtgcatctaattagataagtttcaggactgtaggtgaagaggcagatatgtgaagagcacttagaagatgtgatagaagaatattctagttgataatagagaatcatagaattatttcagttggaagagaccctcaggaccatggagtccaactacaacctaaatctagaactaaactgtgttcctaagaacctcgtctaaatgtcttataaacccctgcaggaatggtgactccaccactgccctgggcagcctgttccaatgcctgacaaccctttccaggaagaatttttttccttatatccaatctgaaccttcccgggcacaacttgaggctatttcctctcgtcctatcactttctacttgggagaagataccaacaccctccatgttccacctcctttcaggcagttgtagacagtgataaggtctctcctcagcctcctgttctccaggctgaacagccccagctccctcaactgctcctcatcatACTTATGCTCCAGACCCTCAGCAGCTCTGTTGCCTCCTCTGCAATCTCTCTGGTGCCTCAATGTTGTTCTGATGaagagggacccaaaactgaacacagaattcaaAGTGGGTCCTCActagtgctgagtacagtgacACAATCACTTCTCCTTgttgggtatcctggcttgtctcctgacccctgtggtgcttcaggctgtgaagagaatcaaaaccagccattggactggggtagttccattttacacatgtcacacagggcagatgaagggagctcagaactccagactctgcgGCActgttgggactgcagagactggaaatgcaggtaacagtgtgtgtcagtgcacacacataaagattctggcttcctttgtgctttgcactgacctgggatctgttccttggccttgtttgtctcaaaaagaaactattccCCTACACCACCTCCACTGCACACCAggataaaaaaaggagaaaagttatGAAAGAAGGTTGATTTTGGGGTAATTCTGTCCAAGAGTGGTAGTCtttaaatgatttaaaaaaaaaagtgagagaaaaatcatTGTTCTAAGAGCTTCTTTGAAGACACAACTACTGAGGTGTAGtagatgttttgaaaagcaagaatgactgttaggAATTAAATTAAAGAGCTTTAGTTCATCATGGTCATCAGTGAGAAtgaggagttccctgttactgctactagtgccagcaccactgttcacaaacatcttcagagcatctccatttttcctgggctccaaagctcatcctgctcagagtttgacaggattggTGCAAACCCCTGagacccaaatctctacaactgtctctgctcaacagccgtttaccccaggaaggggaaaactgccaatgcaggcaccaacccagtgcccaacctgcctggagagctggTACGGTTGTGCCACTCAACAGCAGCCACTGAGGGAACCTGGAGGTGATGGAATTGAAATAGTTTCAACCCAAATAATAGAATCAAGG is a window from the Columba livia isolate bColLiv1 breed racing homer unplaced genomic scaffold, bColLiv1.pat.W.v2 Scaffold_299, whole genome shotgun sequence genome containing:
- the LOC135578064 gene encoding olfactory receptor 14J1-like, which produces MSNSSSITQFLLLPFADTRELQLLHFWLFLGIYLAALLGNGLIITTIAWDQHLHTPMYFFLLNLALLDLGSISTIVLKSMANSLWDTRAISYSGCAAQVFLSLFLISAEFYLLTIMSYDRYVAICKPLHYGTLLGSRACVHMAAAAWATGFLYSLLHTANTFSLPLCKGNALGQFFCEIPQILKLSCSHSYLRELGLLLVSACVAFMCFVFIVVSYVQIFRAVLRIPSEQGRHKAFSTCLPHLAVVSLFLSTAVFAYLKPPSISSPSLDLVVSVLYSVVPPAVNPLIYSMRNQQLKDALKKLLQSVFQQQ